The following proteins are encoded in a genomic region of Arachis ipaensis cultivar K30076 chromosome B02, Araip1.1, whole genome shotgun sequence:
- the LOC107624813 gene encoding malate dehydrogenase, cytoplasmic isoform X1, whose translation MEIPLWEIVNVDQTLIQNKIWEIINNTIAQKILLVLICVSLFWKMIRYMCGLLHQEKEPVTVLVTGAAGQIGYALVAMIARGAMLGPNQPVILHMLDIEPAAEALKGVKMELMDAALPLLRGIVASTDVAEACKGVNIAVMLGGFPRKEGMERKDVMSKNVSIYKAQASALEKHAAADCKVLVVANPANTNALILKEFAPSIPDKNITCLTRLDHNRALAQISERTKVHITDVKNVIIWGNHSSTQYPDVNHATVQEKPVREVVGDDEWLNNDFIATVQQRGAAIIKARKLSSALSAASSACDHIRDWVLGTPKGSWVSMGVYSDGSYDIQPGLIYSFPVTCEKGEWSIVQGLEIDAFSREKMDKTAQELIEEKELAKSCLN comes from the exons ATGGAAATTCCTCTTTGGGAGATTGTGAATGTGGACCAAACACTCATCCAAAACAAGATATGGGAGATTATCAACAACACAATCGCTCAAAaaattcttcttgttttgatttgTGTTTCTTTGTTTTGGAAGATGATTCGATACATGTGTGGTCTTCTCCATCAAGAGAAGGAACCAGTTACAGTATTGGTCACGGGTGCTGCAG GGCAAATAGGGTATGCGCTGGTAGCAATGATAGCAAGAGGGGCAATGCTAGGGCCAAATCAGCCGGTGATTCTTCACATGCTTGACATTGAGCCAGCAGCGGAGGCATTGAAAGGAGTGAAGATGGAGCTGATGGACGCGGCGCTGCCGCTTCTAAGAGGGATTGTGGCTTCCACCGACGTGGCAGAGGCATGCAAGGGGGTCAACATTGCGGTCATGCTTGGTGGATTCCCGAGAAAAGAAGGGATGGAAAGAAAAGACGTCATGTCCAAGAATGTGTCCATATACAAGGCGCAGGCGTCCGCGCTTGAGAAGCACGCCGCCGCCGATTGCAAGGTGCTGGTGGTGGCCAATCCGGCCAACACCAACGCTCTCATACTCAAGGAGTTCGCTCCGTCCATTCCTGACAAGAACATCACTTGCCTTACTAGGCTTGACCACAATAGAGCCCTCGCTCAGATCTCTGAGAGGACGAAG GTTCATATCACCGATGTCAAGAATGTCATAATTTGGGGCAACCATTCCTCCACCCAGTATCCGGATGTGAACCATGCCACCGTTCAGGAGAAGCCTGTGAGGGAAGTTGTCGGCGACGATGAATGGCTGAACAACGACTTCATTGCCACCGTTCAGCAGCGAGGGGCTGCCATCATCAAAGCTAGGAAGCTCTCTAGTGCACTGTCCGCAGCAAGCTCTGCTTGTGATCATATACGTGACTGGGTTCTTGGTACTCCCAAGGGATCCTGGGTTTCAATGGGAGTATATTCCGATGGCTCATACGATATTCAACCTGGTCTAATTTACTCTTTTCCGGTTACATGTGAGAAAGGAGAATGGAGCATCGTACAGG GGCTAGAGATCGATGCATTCTCAAGGGAAAAGATGGATAAAACTGCCCAAGAGCTCATTGAGGAGAAAGAATTGGCTAAGTCATGTCTCAACTGA
- the LOC107624813 gene encoding malate dehydrogenase, cytoplasmic isoform X2 produces MVDPLRVLVTGAAGQIGYALVAMIARGAMLGPNQPVILHMLDIEPAAEALKGVKMELMDAALPLLRGIVASTDVAEACKGVNIAVMLGGFPRKEGMERKDVMSKNVSIYKAQASALEKHAAADCKVLVVANPANTNALILKEFAPSIPDKNITCLTRLDHNRALAQISERTKVHITDVKNVIIWGNHSSTQYPDVNHATVQEKPVREVVGDDEWLNNDFIATVQQRGAAIIKARKLSSALSAASSACDHIRDWVLGTPKGSWVSMGVYSDGSYDIQPGLIYSFPVTCEKGEWSIVQGLEIDAFSREKMDKTAQELIEEKELAKSCLN; encoded by the exons ATGGTGGACCCACTTAGAGTTCTTGTCACCGGCGCCGCTG GGCAAATAGGGTATGCGCTGGTAGCAATGATAGCAAGAGGGGCAATGCTAGGGCCAAATCAGCCGGTGATTCTTCACATGCTTGACATTGAGCCAGCAGCGGAGGCATTGAAAGGAGTGAAGATGGAGCTGATGGACGCGGCGCTGCCGCTTCTAAGAGGGATTGTGGCTTCCACCGACGTGGCAGAGGCATGCAAGGGGGTCAACATTGCGGTCATGCTTGGTGGATTCCCGAGAAAAGAAGGGATGGAAAGAAAAGACGTCATGTCCAAGAATGTGTCCATATACAAGGCGCAGGCGTCCGCGCTTGAGAAGCACGCCGCCGCCGATTGCAAGGTGCTGGTGGTGGCCAATCCGGCCAACACCAACGCTCTCATACTCAAGGAGTTCGCTCCGTCCATTCCTGACAAGAACATCACTTGCCTTACTAGGCTTGACCACAATAGAGCCCTCGCTCAGATCTCTGAGAGGACGAAG GTTCATATCACCGATGTCAAGAATGTCATAATTTGGGGCAACCATTCCTCCACCCAGTATCCGGATGTGAACCATGCCACCGTTCAGGAGAAGCCTGTGAGGGAAGTTGTCGGCGACGATGAATGGCTGAACAACGACTTCATTGCCACCGTTCAGCAGCGAGGGGCTGCCATCATCAAAGCTAGGAAGCTCTCTAGTGCACTGTCCGCAGCAAGCTCTGCTTGTGATCATATACGTGACTGGGTTCTTGGTACTCCCAAGGGATCCTGGGTTTCAATGGGAGTATATTCCGATGGCTCATACGATATTCAACCTGGTCTAATTTACTCTTTTCCGGTTACATGTGAGAAAGGAGAATGGAGCATCGTACAGG GGCTAGAGATCGATGCATTCTCAAGGGAAAAGATGGATAAAACTGCCCAAGAGCTCATTGAGGAGAAAGAATTGGCTAAGTCATGTCTCAACTGA
- the LOC107624812 gene encoding 3-hydroxyisobutyryl-CoA hydrolase-like protein 1, mitochondrial isoform X1: MQRARSLLTRFNPIAYRYRYRCQSRTLCSSSNEEVVVVEGNGYSRMAILNRPTALNALNTSMVATLTKLYRAWEDNPDVGFVTIKGSGRAFAAGGDIVAIYHFINRANMEACKEFFRTIYRFIYVIGTYMKPHIALLNGITMGGGAGISIPGTFRVATDKTVCNIFATPEVLIGFHPDAGASFYLSHLPGHLGEYLALTGEKLNGVEMVTCGLATHYSLTARLPLIEEQLGKLVTDDPSVIETTLEQYGDLVHSDSSSVLQRIEIVDKCFCHDTVEEIVDSLERVASETNDAWCISTLNRLKEASPLSLKVSLRSIREGRFQTLDQCLSREYHMTLQATSKQISGDFCEGIRSRVVDKDFAPKWDPPTLEKVSQDMVDQYFSPLSEFEPGLGLPTKVREAFL; the protein is encoded by the exons ATGCAACGCGCAAGATCGCTCCTAACAAGGTTTAATCCAATCGCATACAGATACAGATACAGATGCCAAAGCCGAACCCTGTGTTCTTCTTCGAACGAGGAAGTTGTGGTTGTTGAAGGAAACGGTTACTCGAGAATGGCAATTCTCAACAGACCCACTGCTCTCAACGCCCTCAACACCTCCatg GTGGCTACCCTCACCAAACTTTACCGAGCTTGGGAAGATAACCCCGACGTTGGCTTTGTCACCATCAag GGCAGTGGTCGGGCATTTGCAGCTGGCGGTGATATTGTCGCCATTTACCATTTCATCAACAGAG CCAACATGGAAGCCTGCAAGGAATTCTTCCGAACAATATATCGTTTTATTTACGTCATAGGTACATATATGAAGCCACAT ATCGCTCTTCTGAATGGCATTACCATGGGTGGTGGAGCTGGAATTTCAATCCCCGGCACTTTTCGAGTTGCAACCGACAAAACTGTATGTAAT ATTTTTGCTACCCCTGAAGTTCTTATTGGATTTCACCCTGATGCTGGAGCATCTTTCTACCTTTCACATTTACCTGGTCACTTAG GCGAATACTTGGCCCTAACAGGGGAAAAGCTCAATGGAGTAGAGATGGTTACTTGTGGACTTGCTACACACTACTCACTAACTGCA AGGCTCCCGTTAATTGAAGAACAGCTGGGGAAATTAGTTACTGATGATCCTTCTGTCATTGAAACCACTTTAGAACAGTATGGTGACCTTGTACACTCAGATAGCAGTAGTGTACTTCAAAG GATTGAAATTGTAGATAAATGCTTTTGCCATGACACAGTGGAAGAGATTGTTGATTCTTTG GAAAGAGTGGCAAGTGAAACAAATGATGCATGGTGCATTTCTACCCTAAATAGACTTAAAGAAGCTTCGCCATTGAGCTTGAAGGTTTCCTTGAGATCA ATACGAGAGGGTAGATTTCAGACTCTTGACCAGTGCTTGTCACGTGAGTACCATATGACTTTACAAGCAACATCTAAGCAGATTTCTGGTGACTTTTGTGAG GGGATAAGGTCTCGTGTGGTGGATAAGGACTTTGCACCAAAG TGGGATCCTCCAACATTGGAAAAGGTGTCTCAAGACATGGTGGATCAGTACTTCTCACCTCTAAGTGAATTTGAACCTGGTCTAGGGCTCCCCACAAAAGTTCGAGAAGCATTTTTGTAA
- the LOC107624811 gene encoding WAT1-related protein At4g30420 isoform X3, translating to MGKEDQKMGSRVDNKYLPVVAMVLLQVIYAGIAIGTRTVLVEGMSPRVFVVYRQLMATLVIVPVAYFSGRNSGSWSLSFRSFCLIFLASLIGVTLNQNLLYEGLYLVSSSVASAMANLLPALTFLIAALLRMERVNIGSWRGIAKIVGTVTCVSGAVSMALLKGPKLLNNSQKLPPSNSLLIGLGGPDNNWFLGCLFLFGSSFCWSLWLILQVPASASHPNHLSLSAWMCLMAALQSGAVTLFLEPHPAAWKFHTLLEFASTVYAGVMGSAVSFFVQAWCISRRGPLFSAMFTPLYTVITTIFAAIMLHETLYTGRRNWSYYWLVHCAVG from the exons ATGGGAAAAGAAGATCAAAAGATGGGGAGTAGGGTAGATAATAAGTACCTGCCAGTGGTGGCAATGGTGCTGCTACAGGTGATATATGCAGGTATTGCCATTGGAACAAGGACTGTCTTAGTAGAGGGAATGAGCCCAAGGGTCTTTGTTGTCTACCGCCAACTTATGGCAACTCTTGTCATTGTTCCCGTCGCTTATTTCTCTGG GAGAAACTCTGGCTCGTGGTCCTTAAGTTTTAGGAGTTTTTGTCTCATATTCCTTGCTTCACTAATTGG TGTGACGTTGAATCAGAATCTATTGTATGAGGGTCTATATCTGGTTTCCTCTTCAGTTGCAAGTGCAATGGCCAATCTTCTCCCAGCTCTCACTTTTCTTATAGCAGCTCTTCTTCG AATGGAGAGAGTAAATATTGGAAGCTGGAGAGGCATAGCAAAAATAGTAGGGACAGTGACGTGTGTAAGTGGAGCAGTGTCCATGGCATTGTTGAAGGGTCCAAAGCTACTCAATAATTCACAAAAGCTTCCACCATCAAATTCACTTCTCATAGGTTTAGGTGGTCCTGACAACAATTGGTTTCTGGGTTGTCTCTTTCTCTTTGGAAGCAGTTTTTGCTGGTCACTTTGGCTGATTTTGCAG GTTCCAGCATCTGCAAGCCACCCGAATCACTTGTCTCTATCAGCATGGATGTGTTTGATGGCAGCATTACAATCAGGAGCAGTCACACTATTCCTGGAGCCACACCCTGCAGCTTGGAAGTTTCACACTCTTCTTGAATTTGCTTCCACTGTATATGCA GGAGTTATGGGATCTGCAGTATCATTCTTTGTGCAAGCATGGTGCATCTCAAGAAGAGGTCCTCTCTTCTCTGCAATGTTCACTCCCTTGTACACTGTCATTACCACCATATTCGCAGCCATAATGCTTCACGAGACCCTATACACTGGAAG GCGCAATTGGAGTTATTATTGGCTTGTACATTGTGCTGTGGGGTAA
- the LOC107624814 gene encoding probable N-acetyl-gamma-glutamyl-phosphate reductase, chloroplastic produces the protein MKKRERRTGGAAAQAREEDTTPSAPLSSLLLLSSPEVCHHLFSSPLVQEIIRGIPNHLKIVDLSADFRLRDISEYEEWYGQPHRALELQKEAIYGLTEILREEIRNARLVANPGCYPTSIQIPLVPLIKNYNKELGDGKRVTAQQKHAIEDLNERLSASMQSYAEAYAIISSQKVNIAELKEQLDDKQTQRKEREKATTDLKAAVFRAQSEAQEELRRHTDAALRRERELHETINKLQESERERCLLVETLRSKLEDTRQKMVVCDNKVRQLETELHEEKLTTANQTKKIEELEEETRRLSKELESEKQAA, from the exons CTCCTTCCGCGCCGCTCTCGTCGCTGCTTCTTCTCTCGTCGCCAGAGGTTTGTCATCATCTCTTCTCGTCGCCGTTAGTTCAG GAAATAATTAGAGGCATTCCCAATCATTTGAAGATTGTTGACCTTTCAGCA GATTTTCGTTTACGTGATATATCTGAGTATGAAGAGTGGTATGGCCAACCACACAGGGCACTGGAGTTGCAG AAAGAAGCTATATATGGATTAACAGAGATTTTAAGGGAGGAAATAAGGAATGCACGCTTAGTTGCTAATCCTGGTTGCTATCCAACATCCATTCAAATTCCCCTTGTCCCACTGATAAAG AATTACAACAAGGAACTAGGCGATGGTAAAAGAGTAACTGCTCAACAGAAACATGCCATTGAAGACCTCAATGAAAGGCTGAGTGCTTCTATGCAGTCATATGCTGAAGCATATGCTATAATAAGTAG TCAGAAAGTAAATATAGCTGAACTCAAGGAACAATTAGATGACAAGCAGACTCAGCGAAAAGAGCGGGAAAAGGCCACAACTGATCTAAAGGCTGCTGTTTTTAGAGCCCAGTCTGAGGCTCAAGAGGAATTAAGACGACACACTGATGCTGCcttaagaagagaaagagaactaCATGAAACAATAAATAAGCTTCAG GAGTCAGAGAGAGAAAGGTGTTTGCTAGTTGAAACCTTGAGGTCCAAACTG GAGGATACTAGGCAAAAGATGGTTGTGTGTGATAATAAGGTTCGCCAGTTGGAAACTGAATTGCATGAGGAGAAGCTGACCACTGCAAATCAAACAAAG AAAATAGAAGAACTTGAAGAGGAAACAAGAAGATTAAGCAAAGAGCTTGAGAGTGAAAAG CAGGCAGCTTGA
- the LOC107624812 gene encoding 3-hydroxyisobutyryl-CoA hydrolase-like protein 1, mitochondrial isoform X2 produces MQRARSLLTRFNPIAYRYRYRCQSRTLCSSSNEEVVVVEGNGYSRMAILNRPTALNALNTSMVATLTKLYRAWEDNPDVGFVTIKGSGRAFAAGGDIVAIYHFINRANMEACKEFFRTIYRFIYVIGTYMKPHIALLNGITMGGGAGISIPGTFRVATDKTIFATPEVLIGFHPDAGASFYLSHLPGHLGEYLALTGEKLNGVEMVTCGLATHYSLTARLPLIEEQLGKLVTDDPSVIETTLEQYGDLVHSDSSSVLQRIEIVDKCFCHDTVEEIVDSLERVASETNDAWCISTLNRLKEASPLSLKVSLRSIREGRFQTLDQCLSREYHMTLQATSKQISGDFCEGIRSRVVDKDFAPKWDPPTLEKVSQDMVDQYFSPLSEFEPGLGLPTKVREAFL; encoded by the exons ATGCAACGCGCAAGATCGCTCCTAACAAGGTTTAATCCAATCGCATACAGATACAGATACAGATGCCAAAGCCGAACCCTGTGTTCTTCTTCGAACGAGGAAGTTGTGGTTGTTGAAGGAAACGGTTACTCGAGAATGGCAATTCTCAACAGACCCACTGCTCTCAACGCCCTCAACACCTCCatg GTGGCTACCCTCACCAAACTTTACCGAGCTTGGGAAGATAACCCCGACGTTGGCTTTGTCACCATCAag GGCAGTGGTCGGGCATTTGCAGCTGGCGGTGATATTGTCGCCATTTACCATTTCATCAACAGAG CCAACATGGAAGCCTGCAAGGAATTCTTCCGAACAATATATCGTTTTATTTACGTCATAGGTACATATATGAAGCCACAT ATCGCTCTTCTGAATGGCATTACCATGGGTGGTGGAGCTGGAATTTCAATCCCCGGCACTTTTCGAGTTGCAACCGACAAAACT ATTTTTGCTACCCCTGAAGTTCTTATTGGATTTCACCCTGATGCTGGAGCATCTTTCTACCTTTCACATTTACCTGGTCACTTAG GCGAATACTTGGCCCTAACAGGGGAAAAGCTCAATGGAGTAGAGATGGTTACTTGTGGACTTGCTACACACTACTCACTAACTGCA AGGCTCCCGTTAATTGAAGAACAGCTGGGGAAATTAGTTACTGATGATCCTTCTGTCATTGAAACCACTTTAGAACAGTATGGTGACCTTGTACACTCAGATAGCAGTAGTGTACTTCAAAG GATTGAAATTGTAGATAAATGCTTTTGCCATGACACAGTGGAAGAGATTGTTGATTCTTTG GAAAGAGTGGCAAGTGAAACAAATGATGCATGGTGCATTTCTACCCTAAATAGACTTAAAGAAGCTTCGCCATTGAGCTTGAAGGTTTCCTTGAGATCA ATACGAGAGGGTAGATTTCAGACTCTTGACCAGTGCTTGTCACGTGAGTACCATATGACTTTACAAGCAACATCTAAGCAGATTTCTGGTGACTTTTGTGAG GGGATAAGGTCTCGTGTGGTGGATAAGGACTTTGCACCAAAG TGGGATCCTCCAACATTGGAAAAGGTGTCTCAAGACATGGTGGATCAGTACTTCTCACCTCTAAGTGAATTTGAACCTGGTCTAGGGCTCCCCACAAAAGTTCGAGAAGCATTTTTGTAA
- the LOC107624811 gene encoding WAT1-related protein At4g30420 isoform X1: MGKEDQKMGSRVDNKYLPVVAMVLLQVIYAGIAIGTRTVLVEGMSPRVFVVYRQLMATLVIVPVAYFSGRNSGSWSLSFRSFCLIFLASLIGVTLNQNLLYEGLYLVSSSVASAMANLLPALTFLIAALLRMERVNIGSWRGIAKIVGTVTCVSGAVSMALLKGPKLLNNSQKLPPSNSLLIGLGGPDNNWFLGCLFLFGSSFCWSLWLILQVPASASHPNHLSLSAWMCLMAALQSGAVTLFLEPHPAAWKFHTLLEFASTVYAGVMGSAVSFFVQAWCISRRGPLFSAMFTPLYTVITTIFAAIMLHETLYTGSLIGAIGVIIGLYIVLWGKAEEVAENDDNVTIDPITPAEEEVKIHIIKNNNNNNNIESTDFEEPLLSSNSPSHS, encoded by the exons ATGGGAAAAGAAGATCAAAAGATGGGGAGTAGGGTAGATAATAAGTACCTGCCAGTGGTGGCAATGGTGCTGCTACAGGTGATATATGCAGGTATTGCCATTGGAACAAGGACTGTCTTAGTAGAGGGAATGAGCCCAAGGGTCTTTGTTGTCTACCGCCAACTTATGGCAACTCTTGTCATTGTTCCCGTCGCTTATTTCTCTGG GAGAAACTCTGGCTCGTGGTCCTTAAGTTTTAGGAGTTTTTGTCTCATATTCCTTGCTTCACTAATTGG TGTGACGTTGAATCAGAATCTATTGTATGAGGGTCTATATCTGGTTTCCTCTTCAGTTGCAAGTGCAATGGCCAATCTTCTCCCAGCTCTCACTTTTCTTATAGCAGCTCTTCTTCG AATGGAGAGAGTAAATATTGGAAGCTGGAGAGGCATAGCAAAAATAGTAGGGACAGTGACGTGTGTAAGTGGAGCAGTGTCCATGGCATTGTTGAAGGGTCCAAAGCTACTCAATAATTCACAAAAGCTTCCACCATCAAATTCACTTCTCATAGGTTTAGGTGGTCCTGACAACAATTGGTTTCTGGGTTGTCTCTTTCTCTTTGGAAGCAGTTTTTGCTGGTCACTTTGGCTGATTTTGCAG GTTCCAGCATCTGCAAGCCACCCGAATCACTTGTCTCTATCAGCATGGATGTGTTTGATGGCAGCATTACAATCAGGAGCAGTCACACTATTCCTGGAGCCACACCCTGCAGCTTGGAAGTTTCACACTCTTCTTGAATTTGCTTCCACTGTATATGCA GGAGTTATGGGATCTGCAGTATCATTCTTTGTGCAAGCATGGTGCATCTCAAGAAGAGGTCCTCTCTTCTCTGCAATGTTCACTCCCTTGTACACTGTCATTACCACCATATTCGCAGCCATAATGCTTCACGAGACCCTATACACTGGAAG CTTGATAGGCGCAATTGGAGTTATTATTGGCTTGTACATTGTGCTGTGGGGTAAGGCTGAAGAAGTAGCTGAAAATGATGATAATGTGACGATCGATCCAATAACACCAGCAGAAGAGGAAGTGAAGATccacataataaaaaataataacaataataataatattgaatCAACTGATTTTGAAGAACCCCTTCTCTCCTCCAACTCTCCTTCACATTCTTGA
- the LOC107624811 gene encoding WAT1-related protein At4g30420 isoform X2: MGKEDQKMGSRVDNKYLPVVAMVLLQVIYAGIAIGTRTVLVEGMSPRVFVVYRQLMATLVIVPVAYFSGRNSGSWSLSFRSFCLIFLASLIGMERVNIGSWRGIAKIVGTVTCVSGAVSMALLKGPKLLNNSQKLPPSNSLLIGLGGPDNNWFLGCLFLFGSSFCWSLWLILQVPASASHPNHLSLSAWMCLMAALQSGAVTLFLEPHPAAWKFHTLLEFASTVYAGVMGSAVSFFVQAWCISRRGPLFSAMFTPLYTVITTIFAAIMLHETLYTGSLIGAIGVIIGLYIVLWGKAEEVAENDDNVTIDPITPAEEEVKIHIIKNNNNNNNIESTDFEEPLLSSNSPSHS; the protein is encoded by the exons ATGGGAAAAGAAGATCAAAAGATGGGGAGTAGGGTAGATAATAAGTACCTGCCAGTGGTGGCAATGGTGCTGCTACAGGTGATATATGCAGGTATTGCCATTGGAACAAGGACTGTCTTAGTAGAGGGAATGAGCCCAAGGGTCTTTGTTGTCTACCGCCAACTTATGGCAACTCTTGTCATTGTTCCCGTCGCTTATTTCTCTGG GAGAAACTCTGGCTCGTGGTCCTTAAGTTTTAGGAGTTTTTGTCTCATATTCCTTGCTTCACTAATTGG AATGGAGAGAGTAAATATTGGAAGCTGGAGAGGCATAGCAAAAATAGTAGGGACAGTGACGTGTGTAAGTGGAGCAGTGTCCATGGCATTGTTGAAGGGTCCAAAGCTACTCAATAATTCACAAAAGCTTCCACCATCAAATTCACTTCTCATAGGTTTAGGTGGTCCTGACAACAATTGGTTTCTGGGTTGTCTCTTTCTCTTTGGAAGCAGTTTTTGCTGGTCACTTTGGCTGATTTTGCAG GTTCCAGCATCTGCAAGCCACCCGAATCACTTGTCTCTATCAGCATGGATGTGTTTGATGGCAGCATTACAATCAGGAGCAGTCACACTATTCCTGGAGCCACACCCTGCAGCTTGGAAGTTTCACACTCTTCTTGAATTTGCTTCCACTGTATATGCA GGAGTTATGGGATCTGCAGTATCATTCTTTGTGCAAGCATGGTGCATCTCAAGAAGAGGTCCTCTCTTCTCTGCAATGTTCACTCCCTTGTACACTGTCATTACCACCATATTCGCAGCCATAATGCTTCACGAGACCCTATACACTGGAAG CTTGATAGGCGCAATTGGAGTTATTATTGGCTTGTACATTGTGCTGTGGGGTAAGGCTGAAGAAGTAGCTGAAAATGATGATAATGTGACGATCGATCCAATAACACCAGCAGAAGAGGAAGTGAAGATccacataataaaaaataataacaataataataatattgaatCAACTGATTTTGAAGAACCCCTTCTCTCCTCCAACTCTCCTTCACATTCTTGA